Proteins encoded together in one Dermacentor variabilis isolate Ectoservices chromosome 2, ASM5094787v1, whole genome shotgun sequence window:
- the LOC142570255 gene encoding uncharacterized protein LOC142570255: MDWGLLLRRLTAGAIEGQGQCLYAAVHNIQTGACIAYEPPEICPGVSESEVCELVSSHRDPLRMYRGGASICRLRFAFLKMEGKNVVLLRRPDAKCAVGFANTVLVVAVYSVHEPSKLVVPKLQEMCTIVHNLDNVHKTERNGTGHRALETGIHYPSKIGKK; this comes from the exons ATGGACTGGGGCCTGCTGCTGCGAAGACTGACTGCGGGCGCGATCGAAGGCCAGGGCCAGTGCCTGTACGCGGCGGTGCACAACATCCAGACAGGAGCCTGCATTGCCTACGAGCCACCGGAAATATGCCCG GGAGTGTCCGAGTCCGAGGTTTGCGAGCTCGTGTCGTCGCACCGGGACCCGCTGCGCATGTACCGCGGCGGGGCGAGCATCTGCCGACTGCGGTTCGCCTTCCTGAAGATGGAGGGCAAGAACGTCGTCCTGCTGCGCAGGCCGGACGCTAAGTGCGCCGTCGGATTCGCCAACACCG TTCTCGTTGTCGCTGTATACTCGGTCCACGAGCCGTCCAAGCTGGTCGTTCCCAAGCTTCAAGAGATGTGCACCAT TGTTCACAACCTCGACAACGTGCACAAGACTGAAAGGAACGGAACAGGTCACCGAGCATTGGAAACGGGCATCCACTACCCTTCCAAAATCGGGAAAAAATGA